A region of Sesamum indicum cultivar Zhongzhi No. 13 linkage group LG7, S_indicum_v1.0, whole genome shotgun sequence DNA encodes the following proteins:
- the LOC105166979 gene encoding probable chalcone--flavonone isomerase 3 isoform X1, producing MGTEAEVVMVDGIPFPSLVNVTKPLSLLGHGITDIEIHFLQIKFTAIGVYLDPQIVSHLHKWKGKSAAELTQDHHFFQTIISAPVDKLVRVVVIKEIKGSQFGVQIESAVRDRLAEIDKYEEEEEEALEQLVEFFQSKYFNKDSVLTFYFSAASPTVQIGFAGDGKEEAKMEVKNGNVVEMIQKWYLGGSTALSPTTISSLATSLSLLTSQIE from the exons TGGGTACTGAAGCTGAGGTTGTGATGGTGGATGGGATCCCTTTTCCTTCTCTAGTCAACGTCACCAAGCCATTGTCCTTGCTAGGCCATG GAATTACAGATATAGAGATACATTTCCTCCAGATTAAGTTCACAGCAATAGGAGTATATCTGGATCCCCAAATTGTGTCCCATTTACACAAATGGAAGGGAAAATCAGCAGCTGAGCTAACACAAGATCATCACTTCTTTCAAACTATCATTTCAg CCCCGGTGGATAAGTTAGTGAGGGTGGTGGTGATTAAGGAGATAAAGGGTTCACAATTTGGAGTACAGATAGAGAGTGCAGTTAGGGACCGTTTGGCAGAGATTGATAAATatgaagaagaggaggaagaagcACTGGAGCAGCTTGTGGAGTTTTTCCAGTCTAAGTATTTCAACAAGGACTCTGTCTTGACATTCTATTTCTCAGCTGCTTCTCCCACTGTTCag ATTGGATTTGCTGGAGACGGGAAAGAAGAAGCAAAGATGGAAGTGAAGAATGGGAATGTGGTGGAGATGATACAGAAATGGTACTTGGGTGGGAGCACTGCACTCTCTCCTACAACCATTTCCTCCTTAgccacctctctctctctcctcaccTCTCAAATTGAATAA
- the LOC105166979 gene encoding probable chalcone--flavonone isomerase 3 isoform X2 yields MGTEAEVVMVDGIPFPSLVNVTKPLSLLGHGITDIEIHFLQIKFTAIGVYLDPQIVSHLHKWKGKSAAELTQDHHFFQTIISAPVDKLVRVVVIKEIKGSQFGVQIESAVRDRLAEIDKYEEEEEEALEQLVEFFQSKYFNKDSVLTFYFSAASPTVQGLFGG; encoded by the exons TGGGTACTGAAGCTGAGGTTGTGATGGTGGATGGGATCCCTTTTCCTTCTCTAGTCAACGTCACCAAGCCATTGTCCTTGCTAGGCCATG GAATTACAGATATAGAGATACATTTCCTCCAGATTAAGTTCACAGCAATAGGAGTATATCTGGATCCCCAAATTGTGTCCCATTTACACAAATGGAAGGGAAAATCAGCAGCTGAGCTAACACAAGATCATCACTTCTTTCAAACTATCATTTCAg CCCCGGTGGATAAGTTAGTGAGGGTGGTGGTGATTAAGGAGATAAAGGGTTCACAATTTGGAGTACAGATAGAGAGTGCAGTTAGGGACCGTTTGGCAGAGATTGATAAATatgaagaagaggaggaagaagcACTGGAGCAGCTTGTGGAGTTTTTCCAGTCTAAGTATTTCAACAAGGACTCTGTCTTGACATTCTATTTCTCAGCTGCTTCTCCCACTGTTCag GGTTTGTTTGGTGGGTAG